The proteins below are encoded in one region of Sphingomonas sp.:
- the gshB gene encoding glutathione synthase, which produces MPLTVAVQMDPLDAINIAGDSTFALMLSAQARGHRIFHYAAEDLNYRDGRVWAKAHPVTVQRVQGDHFKFGEPVNLDLGEEADVVLMRQDPPFDLGYITATHLLERIADKTLVVNDPASVRNAPEKVFVLDYARFMPPTLITRSLDEARAFLAEHGEIVIKPLHGNGGKAIFKVGSDGANLSALIEVFNTAYREPHMVQAFLPSVAEGDKRIVLVDGEVAGAINRIPGEGEIRSNLAVGGSAAKTELTPREREICEAMGPELRRRGLLFVGIDVIGGEWLTEINVTSPTGIVAIDRFNGTDTGAVIWQAIERRVAERS; this is translated from the coding sequence ATGCCGCTTACCGTCGCCGTGCAGATGGACCCGCTGGATGCGATCAACATCGCCGGCGATTCGACATTCGCGCTGATGCTGTCGGCGCAGGCGCGCGGGCACCGGATATTCCACTATGCCGCCGAAGACCTCAATTACCGCGACGGCCGGGTCTGGGCGAAAGCCCATCCGGTGACGGTCCAGCGGGTGCAGGGCGATCACTTCAAGTTCGGCGAACCCGTCAATCTCGATCTTGGCGAAGAGGCCGATGTCGTGCTGATGCGCCAGGATCCGCCCTTCGACCTCGGCTATATCACCGCCACCCATCTGCTCGAGCGGATCGCTGACAAGACCCTGGTGGTCAACGACCCCGCCAGCGTCCGCAACGCGCCCGAGAAGGTCTTCGTCCTCGATTATGCGCGCTTCATGCCACCAACGCTGATCACCCGCAGCCTCGACGAAGCCCGCGCCTTCCTCGCCGAGCATGGCGAGATCGTCATCAAGCCGCTCCACGGCAATGGCGGCAAGGCGATCTTCAAGGTCGGGTCGGATGGCGCCAACCTCTCGGCGCTGATCGAAGTGTTCAACACAGCCTATCGCGAGCCGCACATGGTGCAGGCGTTTCTCCCCTCGGTGGCCGAAGGCGACAAGCGCATCGTGCTGGTCGATGGCGAGGTCGCCGGCGCGATCAACCGGATTCCCGGTGAAGGGGAGATCCGTTCGAACCTCGCGGTGGGGGGCTCGGCGGCCAAGACCGAGCTGACCCCGCGCGAGCGGGAAATCTGCGAGGCGATGGGGCCAGAGCTCAGGCGGCGCGGACTGCTGTTCGTCGGCATCGACGTGATCGGCGGCGAATGGCTGACCGAGATCAACGTCACTTCTCCCACCGGCATCGTCGCGATCGACCGCTTCAACGGCACCGACACCGGCGCCGTCATCTGGCAAGCGATCGAACGCCGCGTCGCCGAGCGGAGCTGA
- a CDS encoding penicillin-binding protein activator, whose product MADRAANPQRKLSKVMRFAALGLAALVAACSSGPRIIPEAERPPVVEVPKPVAPRPITNALPQDVERHRVALLVPLTGPNAGVGKSLTNATQLAILDTKSDVIRITTYDTAAGGAANAANQAIADGNTLILGPLLAEDAREVAPIARRARVPVLSFSNDTSVAGNGTYLLGYSPAQSIERVVDYAKSAGITQFAGLIPTGLYGERASTAMLRAVEANGGRVLAMETFDSRPGSMTSAITKLGRVPYQAILIAGSGNSAVAAVPVIRRSPGGKTARILGTELWNTDSGIGANAVLNGAWFASVPDNYYRQYATKYRARFGAAPYRMSTLGYDAVLLTIRIARDWRPGTIFPEARLSEREGFSGLDGAFRFGRDGVAERALEVQEVRGGTTVTVSTAPPNFKGN is encoded by the coding sequence ATGGCAGACCGCGCAGCAAATCCGCAACGGAAGCTTTCGAAGGTCATGCGCTTTGCGGCGCTGGGTCTGGCGGCATTGGTCGCCGCCTGCTCGAGCGGACCACGAATCATTCCCGAGGCCGAGCGCCCGCCGGTGGTCGAAGTGCCAAAGCCGGTCGCGCCGCGCCCGATCACCAACGCGCTGCCGCAGGATGTCGAGCGCCACCGCGTCGCGCTGCTGGTGCCGCTGACTGGGCCCAACGCCGGAGTCGGCAAGAGCCTGACCAACGCCACCCAGCTCGCCATTCTCGACACCAAGAGCGATGTGATCCGGATCACGACGTACGATACGGCGGCGGGCGGCGCGGCCAATGCCGCGAATCAGGCGATCGCCGATGGCAACACGCTGATCCTGGGGCCGCTGCTGGCCGAGGATGCTCGCGAAGTCGCGCCGATCGCACGACGTGCCCGCGTGCCGGTGCTGAGCTTCTCCAACGACACCAGCGTCGCCGGCAACGGCACCTATCTGCTTGGCTATTCGCCGGCCCAATCGATCGAGCGCGTCGTCGATTACGCCAAGTCCGCCGGAATCACCCAGTTCGCCGGGCTGATCCCGACCGGGCTCTATGGCGAGCGCGCGTCGACGGCGATGCTCCGGGCGGTGGAGGCCAATGGCGGCAGGGTGCTGGCGATGGAGACCTTCGACAGCCGCCCGGGATCGATGACCAGCGCGATCACCAAGCTGGGACGCGTGCCCTATCAGGCGATCCTGATCGCCGGTTCGGGCAACAGCGCGGTGGCGGCGGTGCCGGTGATCCGGCGCTCGCCCGGCGGCAAGACCGCGCGGATCCTCGGCACCGAATTGTGGAACACCGATTCGGGCATCGGCGCCAACGCCGTTCTCAATGGCGCCTGGTTCGCGAGCGTGCCCGACAATTATTACCGTCAATACGCCACCAAATATCGCGCCCGCTTCGGCGCCGCGCCGTACCGCATGTCGACGCTCGGCTATGACGCGGTGCTGCTGACGATCCGCATCGCCCGCGACTGGCGTCCCGGCACGATCTTCCCCGAAGCGCGGTTGAGCGAGCGCGAGGGCTTTTCCGGCCTCGACGGCGCGTTCCGTTTCGGCCGCGATGGCGTCGCCGAGCGGGCGCTGGAGGTGCAGGAAGTGCGTGGCGGAACGACGGTGACGGTCTCGACCGCGCCGCCGAACTTCAAGGGCAACTAG
- a CDS encoding tyrosine recombinase XerC encodes MKSLPLLYAQHLARDRRRSAHTVRAYEATAVRLVAFLQGHWGGEVTREALAAITAADLRAFLAARRNDGIGNASAARELSAVRGFLKFVGEEGAELPRLRGPRVKKGVPRPIAPHEAVALAELASEEASAPWIAARDWAVLLLLYGAGLRIGEAVGLTGAVLPLGATLRVTGKRGKTRIVPLLPQVRDAIEAYARSNPWPASANAPLFRGAKGGPLPPGAIRKSVRSARTALGLSERTTPHALRHSFATHLLGRGADLRALQELLGHASLSSTQIYTAVDAAHLLDVYRNAHPRA; translated from the coding sequence ATCAAATCCCTTCCGCTCCTCTACGCCCAGCACCTCGCCCGCGACCGGCGGCGTTCGGCGCATACCGTGCGGGCCTATGAAGCGACGGCGGTGCGGCTGGTGGCGTTCCTGCAAGGGCATTGGGGCGGCGAGGTCACGCGCGAAGCGCTCGCGGCGATCACCGCCGCCGATCTGCGCGCCTTCCTCGCCGCCCGCCGCAACGACGGGATCGGCAACGCCTCCGCCGCGCGCGAGCTTTCGGCGGTGCGCGGGTTCCTGAAATTCGTGGGTGAGGAGGGTGCCGAATTGCCCCGCCTGCGCGGGCCGCGCGTCAAGAAGGGCGTGCCGCGGCCGATCGCGCCGCACGAGGCGGTGGCGCTGGCCGAACTGGCGTCCGAAGAAGCCAGCGCGCCGTGGATCGCCGCGCGCGACTGGGCGGTGCTGTTGCTGCTCTATGGCGCGGGGCTTCGCATCGGCGAAGCGGTGGGCCTGACCGGCGCGGTGCTGCCGCTCGGCGCGACGCTGCGCGTGACCGGCAAGCGCGGCAAGACCCGGATCGTGCCGTTGCTGCCGCAGGTTCGCGATGCGATCGAAGCCTATGCCAGGAGCAATCCTTGGCCGGCATCCGCCAACGCGCCGCTGTTTCGCGGGGCCAAGGGCGGACCGCTGCCGCCCGGCGCGATCCGCAAATCGGTGCGCTCGGCCCGCACGGCGTTGGGGCTATCTGAGCGGACCACTCCCCACGCGCTGCGTCACAGCTTCGCGACACATTTGCTCGGGCGCGGCGCCGATCTGCGCGCGTTGCAAGAGCTGCTCGGCCATGCCAGCCTCAGCTCGACCCAGATCTACACCGCGGTCGATGCCGCGCATCTGCTCGATGTCTATCGCAACGCCCATCCCCGGGCGTGA
- a CDS encoding DedA family protein, which yields MIDWLAWGYFGIFLLMVLENVIPPVPSEVIMGVAGIAAAQGEFNFLLLVLVGTFGCIVGNLFWFEIGRRFGYERLRPFVDRWGRWLTMEWRDIEKMHAFFLKHGGITVFIFRFMPIGRTVISIPAGLMRMPFWTFVIYTTLGSLVWNLILVGVGFWLGTNFDTIEHWIAPIVIGIIVVLVAIYLWRVLTWKSRS from the coding sequence GTGATCGATTGGCTGGCCTGGGGGTATTTCGGCATCTTCCTGCTGATGGTGCTGGAAAATGTGATTCCGCCCGTTCCGTCCGAAGTGATCATGGGAGTGGCAGGCATCGCCGCGGCGCAGGGGGAATTCAATTTCCTGCTGTTGGTGCTGGTCGGCACTTTCGGCTGCATTGTCGGCAACCTCTTCTGGTTCGAGATCGGCCGGCGCTTCGGCTATGAGCGGCTGCGGCCGTTCGTCGATCGCTGGGGCCGCTGGCTGACGATGGAGTGGCGCGACATCGAGAAGATGCACGCCTTCTTCCTCAAACATGGCGGCATAACCGTTTTCATCTTCCGCTTCATGCCGATCGGCCGCACGGTGATTTCGATCCCCGCCGGCCTGATGCGCATGCCGTTCTGGACCTTCGTGATCTACACGACGCTGGGCAGTCTGGTGTGGAACCTGATCCTGGTCGGCGTCGGCTTCTGGCTCGGCACCAATTTCGATACGATCGAGCATTGGATCGCACCGATCGTGATCGGCATCATCGTCGTGCTCGTCGCCATCTATCTGTGGCGCGTCCTGACCTGGAAATCGCGCAGCTGA
- a CDS encoding YraN family protein: MRDRRAAELSGRDGERRAAWWLWLKGWRILDRRVRTPAGEVDLVARKGNLIAFVEVKTRATSADLDFAIDERRLSRVARAAEVLMPRYAGPNDDVRIDVILIAPKSLPRHIENAWIG, from the coding sequence ATGAGGGATCGCCGCGCCGCCGAGCTGAGCGGTCGCGACGGAGAGCGCCGCGCCGCGTGGTGGCTGTGGCTCAAGGGTTGGCGCATCCTCGATCGCCGCGTCCGCACCCCGGCGGGCGAAGTCGATCTCGTCGCGCGCAAGGGAAACCTTATCGCATTCGTCGAAGTGAAGACCCGCGCGACATCGGCCGATCTCGACTTCGCCATCGACGAGCGCCGGCTTTCCCGCGTGGCACGTGCGGCAGAAGTACTGATGCCGCGCTATGCCGGGCCGAACGATGATGTGCGTATCGACGTGATCCTCATTGCCCCGAAGTCGCTCCCTCGCCATATCGAGAACGCCTGGATAGGGTGA
- the hemW gene encoding radical SAM family heme chaperone HemW yields MTGQTPPLALYVHWPFCVSKCPYCDFNSHVRERVDQEAWRAAMLADLAHEAGLLPGRTLGSIFFGGGTPSLMPPETVAAVIDAAERAWGLEPGVEITLEANPSSVEAARFADLAAAGVNRVSLGLQALDDQALRFLGRAHDVTEGLGALDTAQRHFGRVSFDLIYARPGQTQAQWEAELARALSFGTEHLSLYQLTIEPGTRFATLFEKGELAAFDPDAAADLFEATRALTAAAGLPAYEVSNHARPGAESRHNLTYWRYGDYAGIGPGAHGRRTGHATVRHKKPENWMSAVERNGHGTQIEDALPGHDRAVEALVMGLRLAEGVDLARIPDAPIDAAALERVIALGLIAREGARLRVTDAGMPVLEAILREVVAA; encoded by the coding sequence ATGACCGGCCAAACTCCCCCGCTCGCGCTATACGTCCACTGGCCGTTCTGCGTGTCCAAATGCCCCTATTGCGACTTCAACAGCCATGTCCGCGAGCGCGTCGATCAGGAGGCGTGGCGCGCGGCGATGCTCGCCGACCTGGCGCATGAGGCGGGGTTGCTGCCGGGCCGCACGCTCGGCTCGATCTTCTTCGGCGGCGGCACGCCTTCGCTGATGCCGCCCGAGACGGTCGCGGCGGTGATCGACGCGGCGGAGCGGGCCTGGGGCCTTGAGCCGGGCGTGGAGATCACGCTCGAGGCCAATCCCTCGTCGGTGGAGGCGGCGCGCTTCGCCGACCTGGCGGCGGCGGGGGTCAACCGCGTGTCGCTGGGGCTGCAGGCGCTCGACGATCAGGCGCTGCGCTTCCTCGGCCGCGCGCATGACGTGACCGAGGGACTCGGCGCGCTCGACACCGCGCAGCGCCATTTCGGGCGCGTCAGCTTCGACCTGATCTACGCCCGCCCCGGACAGACCCAGGCGCAATGGGAAGCCGAGCTCGCCCGCGCGCTTTCGTTCGGCACCGAGCATCTCTCGCTCTACCAGCTGACCATCGAGCCCGGCACGCGCTTCGCCACCCTGTTCGAGAAGGGCGAACTCGCCGCGTTCGATCCCGATGCCGCCGCCGATCTGTTCGAGGCGACCCGGGCGCTGACCGCCGCCGCGGGCCTGCCCGCCTATGAAGTCTCCAACCATGCCCGCCCCGGCGCGGAGAGCCGCCACAATCTGACCTATTGGCGCTATGGCGATTATGCCGGCATCGGCCCCGGCGCGCATGGCCGCCGCACCGGCCATGCGACGGTGCGGCACAAAAAGCCCGAAAACTGGATGTCGGCGGTCGAGCGCAACGGCCACGGCACCCAGATCGAGGACGCGCTGCCCGGGCACGACCGCGCGGTCGAAGCGCTGGTCATGGGGTTGCGCCTGGCCGAAGGCGTGGACCTCGCCCGCATCCCCGATGCGCCGATCGACGCCGCGGCGCTCGAGCGCGTGATCGCGCTTGGCCTGATCGCCCGCGAAGGCGCGCGGCTGCGCGTCACCGATGCCGGCATGCCGGTGCTCGAGGCGATCCTGCGCGAGGTCGTGGCCGCCTAG
- the rsmI gene encoding 16S rRNA (cytidine(1402)-2'-O)-methyltransferase has translation MDSVLSPGLYIVATPIGNLGDLSPRASQILLNADVVAVEDSRVTAGLFRHLGAKGKMTPYHDHNADAVRPGLIARMSSEVVALVSDAGTPLISDPGFKLVRDARAAGHAVTTIPGPCAAIAALTLAGLPTDRFLFLGFLPSKQQARAESIAEIAGVRATLVLYESGPRLSACLAALADGLGDREAAVAREITKRFEECVTGSLTRLAERYAEAPPKGEIVIIVAPPGEAPPASAEDADAALAEALTRLPASKAVGEVARKFGLDRKALYARAMAMKGE, from the coding sequence ATGGACTCTGTACTTTCGCCCGGCCTCTACATCGTCGCCACGCCTATCGGCAATCTCGGCGATCTTTCTCCGCGCGCTTCGCAGATACTCCTGAACGCGGATGTGGTCGCTGTCGAGGACAGCCGGGTGACAGCCGGACTTTTTCGTCACTTGGGGGCCAAGGGCAAAATGACGCCCTATCACGACCACAACGCCGATGCGGTCCGCCCCGGGCTGATCGCACGGATGAGCAGCGAAGTGGTGGCCCTGGTCTCGGACGCGGGCACGCCCCTGATCTCCGACCCCGGCTTCAAGCTGGTCCGCGACGCTCGCGCCGCCGGGCATGCGGTGACGACGATCCCGGGCCCCTGCGCCGCGATCGCCGCGCTGACGCTGGCGGGCCTGCCGACCGACCGTTTCCTGTTCCTCGGCTTCCTGCCCAGCAAGCAACAGGCTCGTGCCGAATCGATCGCCGAGATCGCCGGCGTGCGCGCGACGCTGGTCCTTTACGAATCGGGCCCGCGCCTCTCCGCCTGCCTCGCCGCGCTGGCCGATGGTCTGGGCGACCGCGAAGCAGCGGTGGCGCGCGAGATCACCAAGCGATTCGAAGAATGCGTGACCGGATCGCTGACCCGGCTTGCCGAACGCTATGCCGAGGCGCCGCCCAAGGGCGAGATCGTCATCATCGTCGCGCCGCCCGGCGAGGCTCCACCCGCCAGCGCCGAGGATGCCGACGCCGCGCTGGCCGAGGCGCTGACCCGCCTGCCCGCCTCGAAAGCGGTGGGCGAAGTCGCCAGGAAGTTCGGGCTGGACCGCAAGGCGCTATATGCCCGCGCGATGGCGATGAAGGGCGAATGA
- the fsa gene encoding fructose-6-phosphate aldolase: protein MKFFADTADTADIRDLAETGLLDGVTTNPSLIHKAGRDFLEVVREICGIVDGPVSAEVVALDHAGMMREAEILRKIADNVAVKVPLTIDGLKTCKALTNDGTMVNVTLCFSPNQALLAAKAGATFVSPFVGRHDDNGFDGMELIADIRTIYDNYDFDTEILVASVRHPIHVLESAKIGADVMTAPPAVIRQLVKHVLTDKGIEGFLADWAKTGQKIG, encoded by the coding sequence ATGAAGTTCTTCGCCGACACCGCCGACACCGCCGACATTCGTGACCTGGCCGAAACCGGGCTGCTCGACGGCGTCACGACCAATCCGTCGCTGATCCACAAGGCGGGCCGCGATTTCCTCGAAGTGGTCAGGGAGATTTGCGGGATCGTCGACGGGCCGGTCTCGGCCGAAGTCGTCGCGCTCGATCATGCCGGGATGATGCGCGAGGCCGAGATCCTGCGGAAGATCGCCGACAATGTCGCGGTCAAGGTGCCGCTGACGATCGACGGGCTCAAGACCTGCAAGGCGCTGACCAATGACGGCACGATGGTCAACGTCACGCTCTGCTTCTCGCCCAACCAGGCGCTGCTCGCGGCCAAGGCCGGCGCGACCTTCGTCTCGCCCTTCGTCGGCCGGCACGACGATAACGGCTTCGACGGGATGGAACTGATCGCCGATATCCGGACGATTTACGACAATTACGACTTCGACACCGAGATCCTGGTCGCCAGCGTCCGCCACCCGATCCATGTGCTCGAAAGCGCCAAGATCGGTGCCGACGTGATGACCGCGCCGCCGGCGGTGATCCGCCAGCTGGTCAAGCATGTCCTGACCGACAAGGGCATCGAAGGCTTCCTCGCCGATTGGGCGAAGACCGGGCAGAAGATCGGGTGA